A genomic stretch from Antarcticibacterium flavum includes:
- the arsB gene encoding ACR3 family arsenite efflux transporter, whose translation MAEKKKIAFFEKYLSLWVALCIAAGIFIGYMAGDAMQIMSTWEIYQVNIPIAVLIWMMIYPMMLQIDFTSIKKIGKKPKGIVLTLIMNWLIKPFTMAFFAWIFFTKIFAAFIDPALAGEYIAGAIILGAAPCTAMVFVWSYLTDGDPNYTLMQVSVNDLIILFAFVPIVGLLLGITDVVVPYETLILSILIYVVVPLIAGILTSNLLIKRHGTNWFQKDFLPKFKPVSIIALLLTLILLFAFQGENILNNPLVIFLIAVPLIIQTYFIFFATWFTGKKLNLSHKVCAPAAMIGASNFFELSVAVAIGLFGLDSPAALVCVVGVLVEVPVMLSLVNYANKQKY comes from the coding sequence ATGGCAGAAAAGAAGAAAATCGCATTTTTTGAAAAGTATTTAAGCCTTTGGGTTGCTCTTTGCATAGCCGCAGGAATTTTTATAGGATATATGGCGGGCGACGCCATGCAGATAATGAGCACCTGGGAGATCTACCAGGTGAATATCCCAATCGCAGTCCTTATCTGGATGATGATATACCCCATGATGCTGCAAATTGATTTTACCAGCATTAAGAAAATAGGTAAAAAACCAAAGGGGATTGTACTTACCCTGATAATGAACTGGCTCATAAAACCTTTCACCATGGCTTTCTTTGCCTGGATATTCTTCACGAAGATATTTGCTGCCTTTATCGATCCCGCACTTGCCGGGGAATACATTGCAGGTGCCATTATTCTGGGCGCCGCCCCCTGCACTGCAATGGTATTTGTATGGTCCTACCTCACAGATGGAGACCCAAATTACACCCTAATGCAAGTCTCTGTAAACGATCTCATCATTCTCTTTGCTTTCGTACCTATAGTAGGTTTGTTGTTAGGGATTACAGACGTTGTGGTGCCTTATGAAACTCTCATCCTTAGCATTTTAATATATGTTGTAGTACCTCTCATTGCAGGAATACTCACCAGCAACCTGCTTATTAAACGACATGGGACAAATTGGTTTCAGAAGGATTTTCTTCCAAAATTTAAGCCTGTAAGCATTATTGCGCTGCTTTTAACCCTCATTTTGCTCTTTGCCTTCCAGGGGGAAAATATTCTAAACAATCCGCTGGTAATTTTTCTTATAGCAGTACCCCTTATCATTCAAACCTATTTCATATTCTTTGCCACCTGGTTCACGGGGAAAAAATTAAATCTCTCACACAAGGTTTGTGCTCCCGCGGCAATGATAGGGGCAAGTAATTTCTTTGAACTTTCAGTTGCTGTGGCAATTGGCTTATTTGGACTGGATAGTCCGGCTGCCCTGGTGTGTGTAGTAGGAGTCCTGGTAGAAGTACCTGTGATGCTCTCCCTGGTAAATTATGCCAACAAGCAGAAATATTAG
- a CDS encoding NAD-dependent epimerase/dehydratase family protein yields the protein MILVTGGTGLVGSHLLLDLTQTEEYIRAIYREGSSFDAVKKIFALNLGKTEGEKLYKKIDWVKAPLDDIPALNKAFKGITSVYHSAALVSFNPADTAELRKTNIEGTANIANLCIAFKVEKLCYISSVATMGLTIGEEYVTENFTWHPENDHTEYAISKHGAEIEVWRASQEGVPVVILNPGVILGAGSWKKGSSLIFKKVDEGLNYHFPKVTGFVGVKDVAAAAIKAMDSPVKNEQFIVITENISFKKVLQFVAKHLNKPAPGKQLKPWMVYIGWILQSITTWFGGKKLIRKGDHKSLFENTYYSNKKIKEQLDFKFTPLEEVIKETAGYYRKWNSIDY from the coding sequence ATGATACTAGTTACAGGAGGAACCGGTTTGGTAGGATCCCATCTCCTGCTCGATCTTACTCAAACCGAAGAATATATAAGAGCTATTTACAGGGAGGGCAGCAGTTTTGATGCCGTAAAAAAGATCTTTGCCTTAAACCTTGGTAAGACTGAAGGTGAAAAACTCTATAAGAAAATAGATTGGGTAAAGGCACCGCTGGATGACATACCCGCCCTTAATAAAGCTTTTAAAGGAATAACCAGTGTTTATCACAGCGCAGCACTGGTTTCCTTTAATCCTGCAGATACAGCCGAATTAAGGAAAACCAACATTGAAGGCACAGCCAATATTGCGAACCTGTGTATAGCCTTTAAAGTGGAAAAGCTATGCTATATAAGTTCTGTAGCAACTATGGGTTTGACTATTGGCGAGGAATATGTTACAGAAAATTTCACCTGGCATCCAGAGAATGATCATACCGAATATGCCATTTCCAAACATGGGGCAGAGATTGAAGTGTGGAGAGCCTCACAGGAAGGAGTACCCGTGGTGATCCTTAACCCCGGGGTTATTCTTGGTGCGGGATCCTGGAAAAAAGGCAGCAGCCTAATATTTAAAAAGGTGGATGAGGGTCTCAACTATCATTTCCCGAAGGTCACAGGGTTTGTTGGTGTAAAGGATGTGGCAGCAGCAGCTATTAAAGCAATGGACTCTCCCGTAAAGAATGAACAATTTATTGTTATCACAGAAAATATAAGCTTTAAGAAAGTCCTGCAGTTTGTTGCCAAACACCTAAATAAACCAGCACCAGGGAAGCAACTTAAACCCTGGATGGTCTATATAGGCTGGATCCTCCAGAGTATAACTACCTGGTTTGGCGGAAAAAAGCTCATTAGGAAAGGTGATCACAAAAGCCTCTTTGAAAATACCTACTACTCAAATAAAAAGATCAAAGAGCAGCTGGATTTTAAATTTACACCCCTGGAAGAAGTTATAAAGGAAACAGCAGGCTATTACAGAAAGTGGAACAGCATTGATTATTGA
- a CDS encoding DUF4296 domain-containing protein produces MRRLWIIFLVFAIFSCRDSDRVKEPENLIPENKMVEVLTDLSLLNSAKNYNRRQLENTGLRPIEYLYDRHGIDSVSLAQSTRYYANFPSDLERIYSRVKSNLEKLKSTLEHQREEERRVQDSIREAESDSLREQPQDSILQINRFGDSIYVNPEIFRRNPQDSLPPAMEVEFEESDQ; encoded by the coding sequence ATGAGGAGATTGTGGATCATTTTTCTGGTTTTTGCGATTTTTTCCTGTCGGGATAGCGATAGGGTAAAAGAACCGGAAAACCTGATTCCCGAGAATAAAATGGTAGAGGTACTTACAGACCTTTCCCTGTTGAATTCTGCAAAGAACTATAACAGGCGGCAATTGGAAAATACCGGGCTTAGGCCAATTGAATACTTATATGACAGGCACGGTATTGACAGTGTAAGCCTTGCCCAAAGCACCAGGTACTATGCCAATTTCCCATCAGATCTGGAGCGTATCTATTCCCGTGTTAAAAGTAATCTTGAAAAACTTAAATCTACTTTGGAACACCAAAGAGAGGAAGAGAGAAGAGTGCAGGATTCCATACGGGAGGCTGAAAGTGATTCCCTTCGGGAACAACCACAGGATTCCATCCTGCAAATAAACAGGTTTGGGGATTCTATCTATGTAAATCCAGAGATCTTCAGGAGAAATCCGCAGGATTCTCTACCTCCTGCGATGGAGGTGGAATTTGAGGAAAGCGATCAATAA
- a CDS encoding T9SS type A sorting domain-containing protein yields MKQHYLLSFLLVCFLLFSNVVAAQSNTFPASVQEKPISGLSIYPNPVTGNKVYITSDKNQSKEIEVYNVLGKVVLSAKLIGKELDVSELTPGIYILKIREGNTQATRKLVVK; encoded by the coding sequence ATGAAGCAGCACTACTTATTGAGTTTCTTATTGGTTTGTTTTTTGCTGTTTTCCAATGTGGTGGCAGCTCAAAGCAATACATTTCCTGCAAGCGTGCAGGAAAAGCCTATTTCCGGGCTATCTATTTATCCTAACCCGGTAACCGGGAATAAGGTTTATATCACTTCAGATAAAAATCAGTCAAAGGAGATAGAGGTCTATAATGTGCTGGGTAAGGTGGTACTTTCTGCTAAATTAATTGGAAAGGAACTGGATGTTTCAGAATTAACTCCGGGCATTTATATTTTGAAGATAAGGGAGGGGAACACCCAGGCAACCAGAAAGCTTGTGGTAAAATAA
- a CDS encoding polyprenol monophosphomannose synthase has translation MSNGIIIIPTYNEIENIERLIRNIFSLQRKFHILVVDDNSPDNTALKVKTLQTEFFGALFLEERTGKQGLGTAYIHGFRWALARDYQYIFEMDADFSHNPNDLIRLYNACSRKGADVAIGSRYKTGVNVINWPMSRVLMSWLASKYVRLITGMDIHDTTAGFVCYKRGVLEKINLDKIQFVGYAFQIEMKFKAHLMKFKIKEVPVIFTDRTKGTSKMSGGIISEAVFGVINMKFKSLFNKMST, from the coding sequence ATGTCAAATGGGATAATCATTATACCCACTTACAATGAAATTGAGAATATTGAGCGTTTAATAAGGAATATTTTTTCCCTGCAGCGTAAATTTCATATTTTGGTGGTAGATGATAATTCTCCAGACAATACTGCACTTAAAGTGAAGACCCTGCAAACCGAATTTTTTGGGGCATTATTTTTGGAAGAACGTACAGGAAAACAGGGGTTAGGCACAGCTTATATTCATGGGTTTCGATGGGCACTTGCAAGGGATTACCAGTATATATTTGAAATGGATGCCGATTTTTCCCACAATCCCAATGATCTTATACGTTTATATAATGCCTGTTCGAGAAAAGGAGCCGATGTTGCTATTGGATCTCGTTATAAGACCGGGGTTAATGTGATAAACTGGCCTATGAGCCGGGTACTTATGTCCTGGCTTGCATCAAAATATGTAAGGCTCATTACCGGTATGGATATACACGATACCACTGCCGGTTTTGTATGTTATAAGCGTGGGGTGCTGGAGAAGATCAATTTGGATAAGATCCAGTTCGTTGGGTATGCGTTCCAGATCGAAATGAAGTTCAAGGCACATTTAATGAAATTTAAAATAAAGGAAGTTCCCGTAATCTTTACAGACAGGACGAAAGGAACATCAAAAATGAGTGGAGGAATAATTTCTGAAGCTGTCTTTGGGGTAATAAATATGAAATTTAAAAGTCTTTTTAATAAGATGTCAACGTAA
- a CDS encoding LuxE/PaaK family acyltransferase: MRSFFYFYFCHYHAMDKNRIFSITSDKDFLKTALEVFNYQYNTIEVYREFCDLLKVMPEAVTSLQEIPFLPIEFFKSLKIFPAEGEVQKVFTSSGTTGSNTSKHLIKDIEIYEESYNRAFRQFYGNVEEYVVLALLPSYLERDGSSLIYMANDLILKSKHPESGFYLDDLDILRHNLNRLDKAGTKVLLLGVSFALLDLVESSSFQLENTIVMETGGMKGRRKEMIREELHAILKKGFGVDAIHSEYGMTELLSQAYSRGHGIFQCPPWLKILIRDPEDALTYLPEGKTGGVNVIDLANINSCSFIATQDLGKVKGRNQIEILGRFDNSDIRGCNLMVV, from the coding sequence ATGAGAAGCTTTTTTTATTTCTATTTTTGCCATTACCACGCTATGGACAAAAACCGAATTTTTTCTATTACTTCTGATAAAGATTTCCTGAAAACGGCACTGGAGGTTTTCAATTATCAATATAATACCATCGAGGTATACCGGGAATTTTGTGACCTGCTGAAGGTTATGCCGGAAGCAGTAACTTCCCTGCAGGAAATACCATTCCTTCCCATTGAATTCTTTAAAAGCCTAAAAATTTTTCCTGCTGAAGGTGAGGTTCAAAAGGTATTTACCAGCAGCGGCACCACAGGTAGCAATACCAGTAAACACCTTATAAAGGATATTGAGATTTACGAAGAGAGTTACAACAGGGCTTTCAGGCAATTTTACGGCAACGTTGAAGAATATGTGGTACTTGCCCTGCTACCCTCTTATCTTGAAAGAGATGGCTCCTCGCTCATTTATATGGCCAACGATCTTATTTTGAAAAGCAAACATCCCGAGAGCGGATTTTACCTGGACGACCTGGACATTCTAAGACATAATCTTAACCGCCTTGACAAAGCTGGTACCAAAGTGCTGCTTTTGGGAGTATCCTTTGCCCTTCTGGACCTGGTGGAAAGCTCTTCTTTTCAACTAGAAAATACAATTGTGATGGAAACCGGTGGAATGAAAGGCCGGCGTAAGGAAATGATTAGGGAGGAACTTCATGCAATCCTAAAAAAAGGATTTGGAGTAGATGCCATACATAGTGAATATGGCATGACCGAACTCTTATCACAAGCCTACTCAAGAGGCCACGGAATATTCCAATGTCCTCCCTGGCTGAAGATCCTTATAAGGGATCCTGAAGATGCCCTAACCTACCTGCCGGAAGGAAAAACCGGAGGCGTCAATGTCATTGACCTCGCGAATATCAATTCCTGTTCTTTTATCGCTACGCAGGACCTGGGAAAGGTCAAAGGGCGAAATCAAATTGAGATCCTTGGCAGGTTTGACAACAGCGATATTAGAGGATGTAACTTAATGGTTGTCTAA
- the tyrS gene encoding tyrosine--tRNA ligase, protein MNFVEEITWRGMLHDVMPGTEEHLMEGMRAAYVGIDPTADSLHIGHLVGVMMLRHFQLCGHKPYALVGGATGMIGDPSGKSAERNLLDEETLRHNQESLKKQLGKFLDFTGNKDNTAVLVNNYDWMKDFSFLDFIRDVGKHITVNYMMSKDSVKKRLSSDASEGMSFTEFTYQLVQGYDFLHLYREFDCTLQMGGSDQWGNITTGTELIRRIGGGKGFALTCPLITKADGTKFGKTESGNIWLDPNLTSPYKFYQYWLNTSDEDAEKYIKIFTFLTKDEVEQLVEDHKEEPHLRQLQKRLAEEITIMVHSREDFENAVKASEVLFGKSTASDLRELNEATFLDVFEGVPQAEIPINEVEEGLDMIAALSAQTGFLKSNGEARRALKENSISVNKEKVGEDYKITRDDLINNKFVILNKGKRNTYIIRVV, encoded by the coding sequence ATGAATTTTGTAGAAGAAATTACCTGGAGAGGCATGCTGCACGATGTGATGCCCGGGACAGAGGAACATTTAATGGAAGGAATGAGAGCTGCGTATGTAGGTATAGATCCCACGGCAGATTCCCTTCATATTGGACATCTTGTTGGGGTGATGATGCTCAGGCATTTTCAATTGTGTGGACATAAACCCTATGCCCTTGTAGGAGGAGCTACAGGTATGATAGGTGACCCCTCTGGTAAGTCGGCAGAACGTAATTTGTTGGATGAAGAAACCCTTAGACATAACCAGGAATCCCTAAAAAAACAGCTGGGGAAATTCCTTGATTTCACAGGAAATAAGGACAACACTGCTGTACTGGTGAATAACTATGACTGGATGAAGGATTTCTCTTTCCTTGATTTCATAAGGGACGTGGGAAAGCATATCACGGTTAATTACATGATGTCCAAGGATTCGGTTAAGAAAAGGTTGTCATCTGATGCTTCTGAAGGTATGTCGTTCACCGAGTTTACCTACCAGCTGGTACAGGGATATGATTTCCTTCACCTTTACCGGGAATTTGACTGCACCCTGCAAATGGGGGGCAGCGACCAGTGGGGTAACATCACTACAGGAACTGAACTCATACGTCGCATTGGAGGCGGTAAAGGTTTCGCCCTTACCTGTCCTTTAATCACAAAAGCCGATGGAACAAAATTTGGCAAAACTGAAAGTGGGAACATTTGGCTGGATCCTAATCTTACTTCCCCATATAAATTCTACCAGTACTGGCTCAACACCAGCGATGAGGATGCTGAAAAATATATCAAAATATTCACTTTCCTTACAAAGGACGAAGTGGAACAGCTGGTAGAAGACCATAAAGAAGAGCCGCATTTAAGACAATTGCAAAAGAGGCTGGCAGAGGAGATCACAATAATGGTACATTCAAGGGAGGATTTTGAAAATGCTGTAAAGGCATCTGAAGTGCTGTTTGGAAAAAGCACTGCCAGTGACCTGCGGGAACTAAACGAGGCTACCTTTCTGGATGTCTTTGAAGGAGTGCCGCAGGCTGAGATCCCAATTAATGAGGTGGAAGAGGGGCTGGATATGATCGCAGCACTTTCAGCACAAACTGGCTTTTTAAAATCCAACGGGGAAGCGCGACGTGCACTTAAAGAAAATTCTATCTCTGTAAATAAAGAGAAAGTGGGTGAAGATTATAAGATCACCCGGGATGACCTTATAAATAACAAATTTGTGATCCTTAATAAGGGTAAAAGGAATACCTATATAATTAGAGTGGTTTAG
- a CDS encoding DUF4271 domain-containing protein, translating to MEALERYSTSNDLPTVLIVLTLLLLVLGRQLFQHRFEDFISIFNSGKFLIIKNREHKALFGFNVIMFLVHILIITLFLFVLYRIFVSPVLHDSWIILLRIFTAYGFFALLKITLEKIVANVFDIDETAEHYLFQKHTYRNFISLLFFPAVIFLIYSQEPARAAIMTIIIFFLVATLYSFFRITKKNLGWITRNWFYFILYLCALEITPYVILYKLITTS from the coding sequence TTGGAAGCCCTCGAAAGATATAGCACTTCAAATGACCTCCCCACAGTTTTAATAGTACTCACGCTATTGTTGCTGGTACTGGGAAGACAGCTCTTCCAGCATAGATTTGAGGACTTTATATCAATTTTTAATTCAGGGAAATTCTTAATAATTAAGAATAGGGAGCACAAGGCGCTCTTTGGGTTCAATGTGATCATGTTCCTGGTTCATATCCTAATTATTACCCTGTTCCTCTTCGTGCTTTACAGGATCTTTGTGTCCCCGGTGCTACACGATTCCTGGATCATTCTTTTAAGGATCTTTACGGCCTATGGATTTTTTGCCTTGCTTAAAATTACCCTTGAGAAGATCGTTGCTAACGTTTTTGATATAGATGAAACTGCAGAACATTATTTATTTCAAAAACATACCTATCGCAATTTTATTTCCCTGCTATTCTTCCCGGCGGTGATATTTCTTATTTACTCACAAGAGCCCGCCAGAGCAGCCATAATGACAATAATTATATTTTTTCTTGTTGCCACGCTATACTCATTTTTTAGAATTACCAAAAAAAATCTGGGTTGGATCACGCGTAATTGGTTCTATTTTATTTTGTACCTTTGCGCTCTCGAAATTACCCCTTATGTTATTTTGTATAAGCTAATTACAACAAGCTAA
- a CDS encoding DUF6428 family protein, which produces MKLSEIKKILTATETIQFELPNGELVPRHFHVTEVGRVSKHFIDCGGTVRKEEVANFQLWNANDYDHRLHPEKLVHIIQLSEKILGLDDLEIEVEYQGQTIEKFELDYDGWNFLLVPKNTNCLAKEKCNVPVERLQIEKSNSCAPNSGCC; this is translated from the coding sequence ATGAAACTTTCAGAAATTAAAAAGATCCTTACAGCTACAGAGACTATTCAATTTGAACTTCCTAACGGGGAGCTTGTGCCCCGCCATTTTCACGTGACAGAGGTGGGTAGAGTTTCAAAACATTTCATTGACTGTGGCGGGACGGTAAGGAAAGAAGAAGTTGCCAATTTTCAACTTTGGAATGCCAATGATTATGACCACAGATTGCACCCGGAGAAATTAGTACATATCATCCAACTGTCTGAAAAAATCCTTGGCCTGGACGACCTGGAAATTGAAGTAGAGTACCAGGGACAAACAATTGAAAAATTTGAGCTGGATTATGATGGCTGGAATTTCTTGTTGGTCCCAAAAAATACCAATTGCCTTGCAAAAGAAAAGTGCAACGTTCCTGTTGAAAGGTTGCAGATTGAGAAATCAAATTCCTGCGCCCCAAATTCCGGCTGTTGCTAA
- a CDS encoding dihydroorotase encodes MKKVLIKNARIVNEGTITEGDVFIENGVIAEIADSISAKSPDVNIIDAEGNYLLPGIIDDQVHFREPGLTHKDTIETGSMAAVAGGITSFIEMPNTLPNTTTIEKLDEKFEIARKTSYANYSFMFGGTNDNLQEILKVDPKTTAAIKLFLGSSTGNMLVDDQKVLEEIFTKSPLLIAVHCEDEATIKKNYEEQLEKYGEDIPIENHPKIRSEEACYLSSSRAVALAKKTGARLHVFHLSTAKELSLFDNKKALKDKKITAEVCIHHLWFNDQDYAKKGTFIKWNPAVKTKKDQEALLQALIDNRIDVVATDHAPHTREEKKNKYPNAPSGGPLVQHALPAMLQLYHQEKITLEKIVEKMCHNPAILFQIEKRGFIREGYKADLVLVDLNSPWAVQPNNILYKCGWSPFEGVTFKSRVTHTFVNGRLVYKNFKVLPFSPIAEQLTFDRK; translated from the coding sequence ATGAAGAAGGTTTTAATTAAGAATGCACGAATCGTTAATGAAGGAACGATCACAGAGGGAGATGTTTTTATTGAAAATGGGGTTATTGCTGAAATTGCAGATAGCATAAGTGCCAAGTCTCCAGATGTGAACATTATAGATGCAGAAGGGAATTACCTGTTGCCAGGGATCATAGATGACCAGGTGCACTTTCGGGAACCCGGTCTCACTCATAAGGATACTATCGAAACTGGCTCCATGGCAGCAGTGGCAGGAGGGATTACTTCCTTTATTGAAATGCCAAACACCCTGCCGAACACTACTACTATTGAAAAGCTAGACGAAAAATTTGAAATTGCCAGGAAAACCTCCTATGCGAATTATTCCTTCATGTTTGGCGGTACCAACGACAACCTGCAGGAGATCCTCAAAGTTGATCCCAAGACCACGGCAGCTATAAAATTATTTCTGGGTTCCTCCACGGGTAATATGCTGGTAGATGATCAAAAAGTGCTGGAGGAGATCTTTACGAAATCCCCTTTGCTAATTGCGGTGCATTGTGAAGATGAAGCTACTATTAAAAAGAATTACGAGGAGCAACTCGAAAAATACGGGGAGGATATTCCAATAGAAAATCACCCGAAAATAAGAAGTGAGGAGGCTTGTTATTTGTCCTCTTCCCGCGCAGTAGCACTGGCAAAGAAAACCGGCGCGAGGCTTCATGTTTTTCATCTTTCTACGGCTAAGGAATTATCTCTCTTTGATAATAAAAAAGCCCTTAAAGATAAAAAGATCACGGCAGAGGTGTGTATTCACCACCTTTGGTTTAACGATCAGGATTATGCGAAAAAGGGAACCTTTATTAAATGGAACCCTGCTGTAAAAACCAAAAAGGACCAGGAAGCACTGCTGCAGGCATTGATCGATAATCGTATAGATGTTGTGGCTACAGACCATGCACCGCATACCAGGGAAGAAAAGAAAAATAAATATCCTAATGCTCCAAGTGGAGGGCCATTGGTACAGCACGCCCTGCCGGCGATGTTGCAGCTCTACCACCAGGAGAAGATCACCCTGGAAAAGATCGTGGAAAAGATGTGTCATAATCCGGCAATTTTATTCCAGATCGAAAAACGCGGCTTCATAAGGGAAGGATATAAAGCCGATCTTGTTCTTGTGGATCTCAACTCTCCATGGGCAGTGCAGCCAAATAATATACTTTATAAATGTGGATGGTCTCCTTTTGAAGGCGTGACATTTAAATCACGGGTAACCCATACTTTTGTTAATGGAAGGCTGGTCTATAAGAATTTCAAAGTGTTGCCATTTTCTCCTATTGCAGAGCAATTAACCTTTGACAGAAAGTAA
- a CDS encoding arsenate-mycothiol transferase ArsC — MTRDSTQLFPEIEREIKELINIPVAEDRKNILQPLIDYIQSKVGSLEPVRLNFICTHNSRRSHLSQVWAQALACYFKVPQVSCYSGGTEATALFSAAAKTLENSGFKIEKLSDSKNPVHSIKYNTNEHPVIGFSKTYDHSFNPQTAFAAIMTCSQADVGCPFIPGAEKRIPVTYEDPKEFDGSPKQEEKYRERSRQIAAELFYVFSQINLK, encoded by the coding sequence ATGACCAGAGATTCGACCCAACTCTTTCCCGAAATAGAAAGGGAAATAAAAGAACTCATAAACATACCTGTAGCTGAGGATCGAAAAAATATTTTACAACCACTTATCGACTACATTCAAAGTAAGGTAGGATCATTGGAGCCTGTTCGGCTTAATTTCATTTGCACACACAACTCCCGGAGGAGCCACTTGTCCCAGGTGTGGGCGCAGGCTCTGGCCTGTTACTTTAAGGTGCCGCAGGTAAGTTGTTACTCTGGCGGGACAGAGGCCACAGCACTTTTTTCTGCTGCAGCAAAAACCCTGGAAAATTCGGGTTTTAAAATTGAAAAACTTTCTGATTCCAAAAATCCTGTACACAGTATAAAATATAATACTAATGAGCACCCGGTTATTGGATTTTCGAAGACCTATGACCATAGTTTCAATCCACAGACCGCGTTTGCTGCTATCATGACCTGCTCCCAGGCCGATGTAGGATGCCCCTTTATTCCCGGTGCCGAAAAAAGGATCCCTGTTACCTATGAGGATCCGAAAGAATTCGACGGCAGCCCGAAACAGGAAGAAAAATATAGGGAGCGAAGCCGCCAAATAGCAGCAGAACTTTTTTATGTATTCTCTCAAATCAACCTAAAATAA